The genomic region AGATGTATCAGTCATTATATATCgaagccattcagaagaggtACTCGAATATATTTTATGTGATCTAATGGTAATAATTTAACATTAAACAAAATTAGCAGACGTGCGCCTACACCCTAGAATGTCACTCTCCGCCGTTGTTGAATTATGGGAGATCTTTTTTGAGTATTTAAAGCCAAGCAGCggagggttttggaagttattgGTGCAATTTTGACCATAAGATGCCTGGACAAGTCATTTGTTCCAAGAATATTGCTCTAGGTACCGTACCACggggttgaaaatttgaagccgatcggatgaggcgttctcgtGTTGTCAACGAAAGCAAAACGACATTttgaaggaagaaaaaaaaattctgacaaCCACGTAATGGTACCTCATCGGAGTTGCCTAATTGGACAATAAGGAACATTTTAAGTTTAAACTGCTGTCAAGGGAGGGTGCCTTGGtgtcagtgaagggctcttgatccaagaaataggAGCTTCCCTCTCCCTTGGAACAAACCCGATTAACTTTCCTAGGAATATAAAAATAATCATTAGGATTCAACAACAGCTTAGAACCTAGAGCTTCAAGTTTCTCACCCTACATTTCCCATAGACTTAAAAGaactcagtataaaaaaaaactggGCATTGTTAGGTTCATCTTGTCAACTGGTTTAGCCATCTCACATTTAACTTTCCTGCTTGTTTTCCAAAcactgagtatgtgtgtgtgaacacgcgAAAGCGCCCAAATGTTTCATTAATTATTTCACTAATAATTTTGCATACAATGTAGGTGTAAGTCACGTGGCTCGTATTCCGGTCATCCAAGTTGCCAATCAGTAAGCTAGACAGTCAGCCTACCAGTTACTAAGGTAGACAGTCACCCTATCAGTAAGGTAGACAGTTAGCCTATTATGCGGTAAGCTAGGCAGACTCTTAATCTAATAGGCAGCCTATAAATCACTAATCTAGACAGTCAGCCTACCACTCGGCAAGTTAGTTCTACCAGTTAACAAACTAGATAGCCAGTCTGCGAATTAGTTTTCAAGGTAGTCTGCCGACAGATTAGTAAGCAAGATATCGGGACAGTCAATCACATTTAGTCTGTCAGATAGCTAGCAGTTATATCACTCAAGACAGCCCATAAATCCCGCTTATTGACGGTAGTaaaaatggtagaattaccgacaaaatgttaggtaaatggacacagatgcaactaatgtgatatttgtggcaacattttgctctccaggagctttgtcaagccgttacgacttgacaaagctcctgaagagcgaaactttgccacaaaATGTCGCATTGGCTGCATGTGTCCATTTATTTACGGTAAATCAGTCAACAACAATTGGTTCTGCGTTTCCACTTACATAATTAAATTTTTGGACACTAACTCCTTCGTAATAAAAGGGTAAATTTCTCGACTCGCGAAATCATAatagcacgattgcaaacaaaccagggtactggtggggttagaacccatggcaaatgagtcgtaaagctccaggccagtgcgtaaaccactgggccgCCTCGCTACAATAACATTCATCCAaccaggtatatttatacaccataggaaggatggcatgggccccactgtgacgcactagcctggagttttaagactcgcttgccatgagttctaaccccacccttaCCGTGGTAAATTTCTTAGCTGTAAATGATGATAATTGTGCGTCAGTACCCAAGGAATGATGGAAATAAAATACATTTTCATCTTAATATTAAAGAAATTTCTTTAGAATGGTCTCTTGAACACAGATCTAGACTTCACataaaaaatatttgatatatttttatactttttttatttttattaaagcTTAATTCCATACAATACTAAATACATATATGTTGTGGATATGTACAATGGTATATAAataatgagagagggagagagagacagatagatgtaaatacagagatagacaccTGAGAGGGTGACAGTGACAAGAGAAGCTAAGTGAAGTGCACCTGCGGTTACTAGTGACAAACTAACTTTCCGCTTTATTTTGGcaaattatatatttatttattttttgtgcTGTGTCCTGGTCGACGACTGATTGTCCACTACTGTTCCTCGTAAGGTCTTTTTGAGAGTGTAAACTCCGCGTAAATCGTTGGAAACGCTACGCTGATTATGTATGGTGCGAGGACTGTAAACCTCAACCACAATGTGTACGGGGCACTTTAGTGTTTgattacacacacgcacgcgcacgcataTGTAAACACACTCGCACACAGGAAAGGACAGGGGGAACACGTTATTATGTCTGCAGGAATAATAGTAGTAGTTCTTGGAAGAGAGAAGGATGAACATTCCTCCACGGTGAGAAGATTAGTGGATGGGTCGTAAGAGTCAAAATGATATGCCCGCCACTGCTTTTCTTGTGCAAGATCGGTCGGTCATTGTTGATGCAAATATGTAGTCTCGCATCATCTGCATACCGTCTGGTGTCTCCCTCTGGATAATTGTGGCTGCTGTTGGGATTGCTTAGTTGGGGATCCCTGTGAGATTTGCAACAGGCTGTGGCTAAACTGTTCATGATATCTTCAACTTCTTCGTGTTTTGCATTCTTCCCTGGAATCTACGGATAATCTGGCCACAGTACTGGTCACCATATACCATTCTAATAAACAATATCACTGGATACGAAATCTGATGGAAGATCACCTTATGTTTTGTTTTTAATTTCTATCTGCTTAAGGTGCATAGACTTAGCACCGGAGCATCTCGTGCACGTTTTGAATATCAAATGAAACATCTTAGGCATGGGTCTTTTTCCAGTGATGATCATGCTAGCTGGTTTTTAGATGCTCTCACGGACACAGATTTAATTCCAGGGTCCCCTTAATCCACAGCTACACCACAAGAGTAACAAGGTTTTCGGCAGTGGTCCACATGTCCCTCAGTCCAGATGTCAAGCACCTAGCACAGCTGCTCTCGTGCCCCGTGCTATGCTAAGTCTAAGTTCCATCATCGTGGCTCATAGCTCAGTCATACAGACGAACCTTGAGCTGTGACTTAGCTTAGCTCTCCGTATCATCGCCAATATGGCGAGTATATTGCACAAAATCTTTGGGATGCCCCCTTGGGCTCTTCTTGTCATCTTTGGTCCCGGCTGTCAGGCCGCGGGCCACCAGTGAGCCACACAGCGGGCCATAGCAGGAGCTCGGTGGCCCTGAAGCTGGCGGTGGTCACTGGCCCTTGTTGCCAACACATTAAGATGAGTGACTAAGTGAGGAGATGTTGTTGGTCTGGGGAATACCACGAGTACATGTAGGGCGCCGACACGGGCGGCTTCATGTCCCAGTGGTGGGCGGCCAGAGAGGGCGAAGAGGCGGCAGGCGGTAAGGACATGTGGTCAGCAGAGGATACAGGTGGAGCTATGGAGGTGGGCGGCATGTATCCACCGTGGGGCGGGTGGTTCATGTGGTGCTGGGGCGGGGGTGCACCAGGACCACACAGCTGGGGAGAACCATGATTGTCTTGTGACTGACTGCTGGGCGTGGACAGGTGTTGGGGCGGCCCGTGGGCGTGCGGCGGCAGCTGTAATGGGTGTGAATGCGGTGGATGCGAAAGAGGGGAAACTACGTGAGAATAATATGGCTGTGAGTGAGATGGGTGAGAATGAGAAAATACTGAAGGAAAATGGGGTTGCGGGGATTCAGAATGAGGGGAATAGTGTAGGTGTGAGACACAGGAGAGGGGCGAGCCACCTTCAGACGCAGGGTGAGGCGGTGGGGGATGGGCGTGAGGCGAGGCTGTGTTGGGGGAATGAGAGGCTGGGGTCATCATCTCAGACTTGATGTGTGGATGCTGGCTGAACTCGTGGTGGCCCGCCTGGTGTGGATCGACCACTGGGCCTGCTTGTGACACTGAAATAACTGGAGCTTTGGTATACGAGGGTCCCGGAGGTTGGAACAGAGCCCCAGGCTCTCCATACGCTTGGCTAGTAGGACTGGTCGGAGTCGGGGTGGAACACGTCTGGTAGGGCGAGGCGGCTGAAGACAGAGGGGCCGTCGTTAGTGGCGAACTGGGCACCACAGGTGTACCCTGGGGGGTTCTAGCCCCGCCCGTCTGCACTGCCTTCATCATCTTCTTGTGTTTGGATCGCTTGTTTTGAAACCAGACTTTGACCTGTAAAGAAGAAACGGGGGAGTTAGAGAGCCATCACTCTCTTCACTGTAAACCATTTCTCATTTTATTTCAGTTATTTGTTCAGATATAACAgtacatatacaaacacacacatacacaaatacacaggtAAATACAGATAAACAGATACAAGCGTAAGGTTAGCAcaaacacacaggtagacatacaCAGGCAGATACACACAAGTAGAGACAAAcacaaagatagagagagagaaacacacacacaaaggtactGATTAGATCACAGATATACGTATATATCACATTTTAAAGCAAGGCAACGGTATAAAACATTGTAAAAGGACAGAGAGAAACAAAGGATAAGAGTAAGAGTAAATAAGGAAGTAGCTTAAGATGATAATATTCAATTTTCACACTTACTAACATCCTCAACTACGGTGCAACACATAATATGCAATATATCTctgtattgtgtttgttatttacTCTGGCAAAACTTCTGTGTAACCACGACAATATTGTATTGATCTAGACTACGACATTGCATTACActgatctaaaaaaaaaaagacagagcgTTATTGCGTTGGTCTAAACTACGACAGAACTGTATTACATAAGTCTGAACAACGACAGCACTATATTATATTGGTCTAAACTACGACAACACCACTGTTATATTTATCTAACCCACGACAACACTGTATTGCATTTATCTAAATCACGGCAACACTGCATTACTGTGGTCTAACCCACGACAGCACTGCATTATATTATCTAAACCACGACAACATTCCACTAAATTAGTCTAAACCACAAATACACTGTATTAAAAATGATCCAGACCACAGCATCACTGTACTACATTGGTCTAAACCACAACACTGCATTACATTGGTCTAAACCACGACAACACTGCATTACATTGGTCTAAATCACGACAACACTGCATTACATTGGTCTAAATCACGACAACACTGCATTACATTGGTCTAAATCGTGACAACACTGTATTGCATTGGTCTATTTTAGTGCggaatatttttttcttaagCCAGGACGTTGCTATTATGTTGTATTGACTTCTCTGCAGGAGTAAAACCTGGGGATCGAACCTGCATTACTTCTTGTGCTGAATGACGCACACGGGTttagtgctacacacacacacacacacacacacacacacacacacacacacacacacacacacacacgtacgtgttGTCATTTAGTTATGTGGCAGCGCATGCGTTGCAGAGCGATTTAGGTGTATACAGATTGCCTATACGTCAAGAGAGTTACGTCTACTTCAGGAGAGTAACACCTGTCTCAAGAGAGCAGTGTCTGCGTCAAGAAAGCTATTTCTGCGTCAAACGGACAATGTTTGGGTCAAGGAAGAGACGTTTACTTGAATAGTGTCTCAAAAGAATGACTCTATGACGTTATACGTCAGTAGAGCGACGTCTGGGTCAAGAGAAGACAAGGCAGCCCCAACGTTCAACCTTCACCGAGGCTGACGCTCCATAATAATCGACTTCGACTGCGTCTCTGACAGCGCTTTTGATCAGCCTGAGGCGCTGGCGGTCATTATGGAGATGGATAACCTCGAAACCTCCTGAGGGAAGGCTTGAAGGGAGGCGGCAGGGGAAGGGAAAAAGCTGAAGGGGGGAGAGGGTGAGCGAATGTGAATGGTCATAGGGGGGGAGGGGTAACGTAAATAATGAACAGAAGATGTAGTGGGAGTGTGTCTGCGAGACAAATGTAAACAAAACATGTAGAGGCAATGTAGAATCATTGTTACAActtttataatattaataattagtaggaataattaataatttttatttcaagTCTTTATGGCAGAAATGCACAATTTGAAAACCCATGGTATGCACAGACCTACGGGCAAGCATAGACTAAAATTGAGAATGTATAGTTGTTTTCCTAATCTAGTACTTAAACGAGGCTTTAACAAGTGATAAAGCTTGACAAAGTCTCTCAAACGTGAAACGTTGCAAAAATAAAAGATCTTTGCTAAACTTGGCTTTGCACTAACTGATAGCTGGTTCAGTCTGAAAaataggaaaagttggtagagaGTGGTTGAAGGGATCAGTTGATGGTGAGAGGAAGGTACTATGTTTTTGAAGAGAACATAAACGAAAGTTGAAGAGGCATAGTTATGAGGGTTAGAGAAGACCATGCAGTATATGAAATGGTCAGAATGGAAATGAATAAAAACATGACTACGAGGCAAAGTGGTTGGCAGCGCAAAAGAGTTAGAGCAAGGGATCGAGGTAGGAGGGCGTGACTATGACAGTTATGGAGGAAGGAAAAGGCACAAATATACAACAAACTCATATTTGAACAACTTTTCGCTCTAAGCGGTTGaactggtaattttttttttatacctaaAATTTTTATATACTTATGCATTTTTCCCCACTAGGTATCAAGATTTAATGAAGGAGGTTAGGATTTCAAAGACCACAGGCGACCTTATTCCTCTGAGACGACGGGCAGTAACTTGAGAGTATCCTCCTTGTACCAAAGACGCTTGAACACTGCCATTGTCTATAAAAGAGACTTGTGCAACGTTAGACAATTTTGACggagagaaatggtataaaatatcgacgcGATGGAAACAAGAGGTGAAAATATTTCAGTTTACATTGTAAAGTAACTTTATTTTGTAAACGTTTCGAGGTGCTTATCAGTCCAGTCATTGGATTTTAAAATTCCTGGTGAGAGAAGTGTTTCCATTATGAATTTACCTATTGCTGTGTGTCTCATTAATAATTTTATTGTTGTTATATACTGTGTTATTAACACTGCCATTACCATTGTTCCGTATTACCATCTATTTCCAGTATTAATTTTGCATGTTctgtttatattaatattatttccattaccattttttatttttagtagtagtggtagtaaggttATTTGTTTTATTACTATTTTCAATGATGATTTTTACTTAATATATACTTAATTGTATCCATACACTTGATTCCTTACTATATTGTAACCATAAGTTTGTTTACAGATTTATTAACTTGGGAAACTCCACACGCGAATGTGTTAAAGCCTGGCAGAGGTCtcttcctggcagtgagagcttatCATGCAGGGGATTTTTTATTGCCTGTCTCTGATTTCCCTCTGACATTTGTCTCGGCCCTCGGACTATTCGACTTGGCATAGCCCTTCGCCTTGCTGCCCCTGTCCTCACCGAATGCAAGAGTGTCTGTGAGCTTTATGGTCTTATTTACAATTTGATTAAAGGTAAAAATCGCAAGCCTGGGCAGTCTCAACTATGCAGACCTGACGATACAGTCTACATAATCACCATGCTACCCTGAGCACATGGTAGGCATATAATGTGAGACTACAAGCGTGCATctacataataaaaaaaaaaggccccAAAAGTTTAGAATATACAGGAAACTTGCTTATCAATACTTCTCTTCTTCAGCTTATTCAGGCACTTCAGTTCGTGGGAAAGTGTGCTTTTATATTCCTGAAAGAGTTTAAcgaaatcccaattaggaaaactACTGACCCCATAGAGATTCGTTTTCTTGTTAAGTGCTTCAGTATCGTGTTCTAGGCTTACAACCGAATTCTGAAGAGGTCGATAAAATATTTGAAATTTAAAAGTTGACAAACATACCGACTTTTCGTATCTGTAATGTAACCCTCAAAATCATTTATACAAAATAAACTTTTGAAGTATCTTTAAAATATAAGAAATTAGATGACAACACTCGGTAACATCAAACAGAAAATGAGAGATTTCTCCCTTCAACCTCTGTATTCTCTTCTCAGAGGCTGTGGCTCCCTAACATCATCATAGGTGTTATATCTTAATACATAATATGTTTATgcatatgtatacacaagtaTGAACAGTGTATATTAAAGATGACTGTTCAGCTGAATTTACAGTGTTCTTGTAGACCAGAACATTCAGTttgtacctacactgacttttGTTAAGATTCTTCTCCCGGTTATACTGAAGTCCGATTCAGTGATGTTTAATTTGCACGACAATGATAAATGAATTACAACAAATTGATAAAAAAACATAATGAAATGTACATGAGTTGTAAAAGGTTAATTTTGTATTGAGAatcttttactggaaaatatctGCAAATttttttatctttattttcaAGGTTTTAGGAAGGGCAGTGTCAAGGAAAATTTTCAGTGTAAAATAAGTCAAGGGTACATGCAGGGAGATGTatctctctcagtatatacagggagatgtatctctctcagtatatacagggagaagtatctctctcagtatatacagggagaagtatctctctcagtatatacagggagaagtatctctctcagtatatacagggagaagtatctctctcagtatatacagggagaagtatctctctcagtatatacagggagaagtatctctctcagtatatacagggagaagtatctctcagtatatacagggagatgtatctcagtatatacagagagaagtatctctctcagtatatacagggagaagtatctctcagtatatacagggAGAAGTATCTCTCTCATTATATACAGGGAGATGTatctctctcagtatatacagggagaagtatctctctcagtatatacagggagaagtatctcagtatatacagggagatgtatctctctcagtatatacagggagaagtatctctctcagtatatacagggagaagtatctctctcagtatatacagggagatgtatctctctcagtatatacagggagaagtatctctctcagtatatacagggagaagtatctctctcagtatatacagggagaagtatctctctcagtatatacagggagaagtatctctctcagtatatacagggagaagtatctctctcagtatatacagggagaagtatctcagtatatacagggagatgtatctctctcagtatatacagggagaagtatctctctcagtatatacagggagaagtatctctctcagtatatacagggagaagtatctctctcagtatatacagggagaagtatctctctcagtatatacagggAGATGTATCTCTCTCAGTATATGCAGGGAGAAGTatctctctcagtatatacagggagaagtatctctctcagtatatacagggagatgtatctctctcagtatatacagggagaagtatctctctcagtatatacagggagatgtatctcagtatatacagggagaagtatctcagtatatacagggagaagtatctctctcagtatatacagggAGATGTATCTCACTATATACAGGGAgatgtatctcagtatatacagggagatgtatctctctcagtatatacagggagatgtctcagtatatacagggagatgtatctctctcagtatatacagggagaaatatctctctcagtatatacagggagatgtatatctctctgtatatacagggagatgtatctcagtatatacagggagatgtatctctctcagtatatacagggagatgtatctctctcagtatatacagggagatgtatatctctgtatatacagggagatgtatctcagtatatacagggagatgtatctcagtatatacaggGAGATGTATCTCATATACAG from Cherax quadricarinatus isolate ZL_2023a chromosome 56, ASM3850222v1, whole genome shotgun sequence harbors:
- the LOC128700678 gene encoding homeotic protein distal-less isoform X1, with the translated sequence MPDQDLASKYMDLPQQGLASMAHTPPYAQPLGYQQPPTPGYNPPGYGFPPMYPQTSYPGYPMGSYLTSQCPSPSVDEKPEDEGSVRVGGKGKKMRKPRTIYSSLQLQQLNKIFQRTQYLSLPERAELAAKLGLTQTQVKVWFQNKRSKHKKMMKAVQTGGARTPQGTPVVPSSPLTTAPLSSAASPYQTCSTPTPTSPTSQAYGEPGALFQPPGPSYTKAPVISVSQAGPVVDPHQAGHHEFSQHPHIKSEMMTPASHSPNTASPHAHPPPPHPASEGGSPLSCVSHLHYSPHSESPQPHFPSVFSHSHPSHSQPYYSHVVSPLSHPPHSHPLQLPPHAHGPPQHLSTPSSQSQDNHGSPQLCGPGAPPPQHHMNHPPHGGYMPPTSIAPPVSSADHMSLPPAASSPSLAAHHWDMKPPVSAPYMYSWYSPDQQHLLT